The Harmonia axyridis chromosome 3, icHarAxyr1.1, whole genome shotgun sequence nucleotide sequence tttttgaattttattcaacCTACAACTACAAATCTTAAAATTGTGTACAATTGAAACCCTTACCTAGgctcatatatatttttgaaatttgacatactcatcttcaatttgaattgaattcaagGAATCAATactaaaattcattttaagATACGATACACGTATATCCCTGATCTTGGTAGAAAGACCGTTAGTCAGCCTATAACCTTtaagttttgaattttcagtCCAAGatgctataaaaaaaaagacgTGTAATAACTACTCATATTCCACACATCAATCGAATGTactgggtggttcaaaagttataaggaattgaaaaaaattaatgaattcatAAACCACCCTATATCTAGGTCAAGAAATTGAGTTATCTAAACGCTGTACATTATGCAATAGTCACTTCCAATACATGCATACGATTTCCAATAATATATGACAAGTTCATCTTTCAATGTAAGCCCAAAGTCACTgatatttgtcatataattttggaACCCTCCtacgtaaaaaaaaatctccTATTGCTGCATTTAACTTAAGTTGTATGAGTTTATGATATTTTCTTAACAGCATGAGAATGATGGTAAACAGGTATGTTTTTTATGCCTATGGCAGTGTTTAGAAGGCGAACAACAACAAGAACGCCATCATAAGACAGAAAAGACCCATAGCCTCGGACAAGGCAAATCCTAAGATAGCATATGAGAACAACTGTTGTTTAAGACTTGGATTCCTGGCATAACCGATGATGAGGGAACCGAATACTGTTCCAATACCAGCACCAGAACCAGCTACTCCTACTGTAGCAGCTCCTGCACCAATAAATTTAGCTGCGGAATCAATATCCCTTGACACAGGGGAAGTTTGGAATTGACGAACTGCAGCTAATAATGATGGCTGTTTCTGTTGGTTCTGTTGTACTACTGGACTCTGAACTAATAACGATTGACTTTGACTAATTGCAGAGCTCAATGGCCTAACATAAGCCTTTGAGTTGGAGATGAGGGCACTTCGTGCGACTGGGCTGATCAATTTGGCGCAGGCGAACATTTTGATTGCTTATTTTATGTCGTTGGAACGTTAAGAAGAAAATGCGCTCAACGCCTTATAGCACAGAAACCTTATTATTAGACCTTTGATATGAAGATCTAGTCTTCCAAATGTTTTAAACAAGCTTAAGCttaagactgctgctatcgaacattaCTGTATTCTTCATTCAAGCTTACATCAAAACATACCTACCACTAGGACCTAGGTAcatacatactagacaaatttttatgtgattaaGATTGAATATctacttttaattttttgctaTTCGATTGATTCATCCAAGATAATATGGTATAATACATCATAAAAACCTAGGTGGCTTgtgttttaattaatgtaattTCTTTAGCAATGACAGTTTTggttataattatatattttaatttttggtgTATCGACAAGATTCAAAATCAGGGATTCCTTTGTCATGAGTAGATGCGCAACCGTCCAAATGTCAAACATTATCATAACCCAAAATATTGAACCTGAATGGAGGGAAATGTTTTCAAAACGCATATTGTCGAGGCATTCATTGACACAGATGCTTCTTTCTTAATGAAACATACCTCTGTAATAACCCAGACTACTGATTACACTAATAATTCGAACAAGTGAATGATTCTTCAATTTCATCGATATTAGTGGACGACAGGGtttgaatttaaat carries:
- the LOC123676661 gene encoding ATP synthase lipid-binding protein, mitochondrial-like, with translation MFACAKLISPVARSALISNSKAYVRPLSSAISQSQSLLVQSPVVQQNQQKQPSLLAAVRQFQTSPVSRDIDSAAKFIGAGAATVGVAGSGAGIGTVFGSLIIGYARNPSLKQQLFSYAILGFALSEAMGLFCLMMAFLLLFAF